The proteins below come from a single Rhodococcus sp. WMMA185 genomic window:
- a CDS encoding ESX secretion-associated protein EspG, which produces MGHWGLSGPQFVALWARTGQDRLPYPFRVTSALRTADEYEAEQRRIRAEFSGPEHDLLEAALLVLAEPDLRIEISGSLGAGVQTPIRMIGAAAGGHAIAAVQHPDAEVVIRSCEPYDLGRQLIAQLPDPDRGSASGIVFARHESPTTGHARLATRILRRPSTSQGVVRVIRGTRQRPLPVGGLAWRDIEGDGRYLVWGDTSVAVEPGTSWDLLHAVNRLTGPIAAGHPVEHASA; this is translated from the coding sequence ATGGGTCACTGGGGATTGAGCGGGCCGCAGTTCGTCGCACTCTGGGCCCGGACCGGCCAAGACCGCCTTCCGTACCCGTTCCGGGTGACCAGTGCACTTCGTACCGCTGACGAGTACGAGGCCGAGCAGCGCCGCATACGCGCAGAGTTCTCCGGGCCCGAACACGATCTTCTGGAGGCAGCCCTGCTGGTACTCGCCGAACCCGACCTCCGCATCGAAATCTCGGGTTCGCTGGGCGCAGGCGTTCAGACCCCCATCCGCATGATCGGGGCCGCCGCCGGTGGGCACGCGATCGCGGCTGTGCAGCATCCGGATGCCGAAGTGGTGATCCGGAGTTGCGAACCGTATGACCTCGGCAGACAACTGATCGCTCAGCTCCCCGACCCGGACCGCGGCTCTGCATCAGGAATAGTGTTTGCTCGCCACGAGAGTCCCACCACAGGACACGCCCGGCTGGCCACCCGGATCCTGCGCAGACCGTCGACGAGCCAGGGCGTTGTCCGGGTGATTCGCGGGACACGCCAGCGTCCACTTCCAGTGGGCGGTCTTGCGTGGCGTGACATCGAGGGCGACGGCCGCTACCTCGTGTGGGGCGATACCTCGGTGGCAGTGGAACCGGGCACGTCGTGGGATCTGCTGCACGCGGTCAACCGTTTGACCGGACCGATCGCGGCCGGACACCCCGTCGAACACGCGTCGGCCTGA